The genomic stretch cctaaagtggacatatcaaaaacataaattttaaaactcaaagtggacatatacataaacatttcctttttacatatttttgaatagttgaaactaatatgtcgaaattgtcatcctaaagtggacatatcaaaaacataaattttaaaactcaaagtggacatatacataaacatttcctttttacatatttttgaatagttaaaactaatatgtcgaaattatcatccaaagtggacatatcaaaaacataaattttaaaactcaaagtggacatatacatagacatttcctttttacatatttttgaatagttaaaactaatatgtcgaaattatcatccaaagtggacatatcaaaaacataaattttaaaactcaaagtggacatatacataaacatttcctttttacatatttttgaatagttaaaactaatatgtcgaaattatcatcctaaagtggacatatcaaaaacataaattttaaaacacaaagtggacatatacatagacatttcctttttacatatttttgaatagttgaaactaatatgtcgaaattatcatcctaaagtggacatgtcaaaaacataaattttaaaactcaaagtggaaatatacatagacatttcctttttacatatttttgaatagttgaaactaatatgtcgaaattatcatcctaaagtggacatatcaaaaacataaattttaaaactcaaagtggacatatacatagacatttcctttttacatatttttgaatagttgaaactaatatgtcgaaattatcatccaaagtggacatatcaaaaacataaattttaaaactcaaagtggacatatacatagacatttcttttttaaatattttcgaatagttaaaactagtcgaaattatcatcctaaagtggacatgtcaaaaaaataaattttaaaactcaaagtggacatatacataaacatttcctttttacatatttttgaatagttaaaactaatatgtcgaaattatcatccaaagtggacatatcaaaaacataaattttaaaactcaaagtggacatatacataaacatttcctttttacatatttttgaatagttaaaactaatatgtcgaaattatcatcctaaagtggacatatcaaaaacataaattttaaaactcaaagtggacatatacatagacatttcctttttacatatttttgaatagttaaaataattttatctcaaaattatcatgctaaagtggacatatcgaaaacataaattttaaaactcaaagtggacatatacatacacatttcttttttaaatattttcgaatagttaaaactagtcgaaattatcatcctaaagtggacatgtcaaaaaaataaattttaaaactcaaagtggacatatacataaacatttcctttttacatatttttgaatagttaaaactaatatgtcgaaattatcatccaaagtggacatatcaaaaacataaattttaaaactcaaagtggacatatacatagacatttcctttttaaatatttttgaatagttgaaactaatatgtcgaaattatcatcctaaagtggacatgtcaaaaaaataaattttaaaacttaaagtggacatatacatagacatttcctttacatattcttgaatatttaaaataattttatctcaaaattatcatcctaaagtggacataccaaatacataaatttttaaacttaaagtGGACACATACATAGAAATTCCTTTACATATtcttgaatatttaaaataattttatctcgaaattatcatgctaaagtggacatatcaaaaacataaattttaaaacttaaggtggacatatacattttctttttacatatttgaaatagttaaaactaatatgtcgacattttcatcctaaagtggacatatcaaaaacataagttttaaaactcaaagtggacatatacataaacgTTTCCTTTATACATATTCTTGAACTAATATGTCCCAATTATCATCCTAAcatggacatatcaaaaacataaattttaaaactcaaagtggacattcATATTTCTTTTTAGATATTCTTAAAGAAAGTTAAATTTATATGCCAAAACTATATATTAAAGTAGATATGTCAAAGTCATAACTCGTAAAACTTAAAATGACCATATACATAGGCATCTCTTTTGATATTACATGtcttttttgataagaaaatgAGCCTCAACAACCTTAAAATCTTAGGAAAGTTTTAAGAAAATCCCCGTCCTCCACGTGTCAAGATGCAATTTTTTAGACCACTTACAGTTACCAAATcaccacagtttcaaaaaaatacaatcaagtttctttcttttagtcaaatatACATCCTAATAAAGTTTTATcctaaaagtaacaaaataaatcttttttttattaaaaatgtcttcaataaaatacataaataaaagcATTCAACTAGTTCAATTTGGGAAAGTCAAAATAAGGGTACGTCTCAGTAAACGGTCACCACTCACACACCACAAAAGTCATCTCTGGCGTACCACAAGGAAGTGCGCTTGGACCGCTCATCTTCCTGATCTTTCTGTAAAGGACGCATCTCTCTCaagctttgcagatgatacaagaCTTACAATGAAGGTTAGCTCTGAAAGTGACATTGAAAATGTGCAAGCAGACCTAAACTTAGTCTACGAATGGagcaaacaaaacaacaaagaaaaaagtgacTGACGTCCGTCGTCCacaacttcaaaagttaacataagtaaCATAAGTAATGATAAACATCATAAAGTGCACACATTGTAAAAGTTGAGTCAGTGGACACGCAGACATTTCTCTTACATATCCCTAAAAATTTTAGAACtgttatgtcgaaattatcattgtaaaactcaaagtgaacatatatatgCATAAATATTTCGTTTATATGTTCTTGAATACTTAAAACTTATGTATTGAAaatatcatcctaaagtggacatatcaaaaatataaatattaaaaatcaagGTGGACACATATATAGAGATTTCCTTTACATATccttaaatacttaaaactaatATGTTGAAATTTTCATCCCAAATGCGAGTCAACAATTACAACTTCACACACAACAATCTGGAAAATGTGCCTTGAAACAAGCAAAATTCCACCCATTTTTAAAACTGCTACCATCACCCCACAGCACAAAGGTGTCAATGCTCAACATAAAGCATGAGATAAttggaaaacaacaacatgGGTAGCAAGTTTTCATATTCGAAGCATGTACATTTGTAAATATACTGGCATATAAAAGTACTTATTTCACttaacagaaataattttacacccaattaagaaaaaaataaatttacttttcGTTTTGAATGTATAGTTGTGACATGTTTATCACTTTGCACAAGATTAGAAAGTCGTACATTTGAATCTAATAGCTATATAATAGCCTCATTTGAATGTGAATCTTACGGGATGGTTTGCACTCACTCGCACTCACTTACTAAGCATGAATAATATATAAGCATTTAATTTCTGATTaaatttaaagtatatatatatatatatatatacctgagttcatgttaaaaaaatcagaGGCAAAGAAGGGTATATAATTACTTGGTCTGTAGAATaaaaagagggtgccgataagaaccatcaaaaacagttcttttaagaacttcgctaccacatagtaagtttattttaatttttatagtttttatgaatCATATCAGTGTCTGTTTCCTTttgtttttcgggcattgttcgggcctatgcgggttttttcgggcgaataccGAATTTCTTACAAAACGCCGAACTAGCcggaaaacgcccgcactttttacggcgtatgcggcttatcggcaccctcgtagaATAAAACACTACTAACATGTTTTCAATTAAGTCATGCAAAACTGAAAATTCAATCCTGTTGATTAGTGGCCACCAAAAAGTTTTGTATCCTAGATGTAAAGCTCCGGATATCATGTCATATATAGCTATTCTGTGTTGCCTGGTGAAAGAGAAAGTTAccaagaaaaatgaaatcacagaATTAAAATGTTCAGGTGACACACAGCAGTTTCCTAAAGAGCTTTCACTAAGTGGCAAGAATTAGAAATGCTGAACACATAGtccaacaacaaaatttaaattcctACTTACAGTATTGTATTGAACTTGAGCTACCTTggccatttttttaacaaaatggatAGCTTAAATCCACTCTCAGTGCTCACACAACCCTAAAACATAGGAAATATAGCAATATATATCCATCTAAAGGTAGCCAGATACTTAGCTAAAGCTTAGccacttatatatttttttgatttttcgatAACTAACATTGGTGGCTACTTGTTTGACTACATAAATAGAAACgtacattagctagctaaccacTCTTTTCTGGCTAGTTAGCAAAGTAGCTGAGCGAAACTTGGCAATCAGATAAATTATATTACTTGTTTCTGCACATTGAGGTGAAATATAACATAGGGTTTACCTCATCTACTTTATTCACATAAACAAGGCAGAGAAAttccataaaaacaaaataattaacacTTTATCGTTCCCACAGGACAATCCACATGATAAACAAAGGTGCCATTATGGATGTACGGCATGCCGGCTGGTGAGAATATGTGCTGAAAATTTTCGCGGTATTTTTGCAGGCCAAACCAATAAAATTGCAATATATCTTTTATACCGacataattttgcataaaaacaatataattaGGAGCCTCCTTTGTGTTACAGACCACGTCATCAAAACGACCGAGATATAGCCTCCCGCTGCTTCAGAATTGCAAGATATATATCGTGTCCACCTAATGTACGAAAATTACAAAAGAGAGATATATACCCCAAATCCAATATgcctattttttaataattgcgCTGCGTAAAAATATGCATACAGTACCTTAATTAGTACTCTGTTAGGCCCTTAAGAATGACAATTAGATGTCATTATGACTGCGTTAACAAAAGAGGGTTAGAAATTAGCGCAAACGTTACGTGGACACGAAAAATGTCCACATTACGATCGTGTCCACTTTACGatagttttttttgctttagttGTCCACATTAGGGCGATttagcaatatatatatatatatatatatatatatatatatatatatatatatatatatatatatatatatatatatatatatatatatatatatatatatatatatatatatatatatatataaagaccATGTTGCAAGAAAGTATATTGCTACCAAGAGATGTCGGAGCATTGCTGAAATCAACGCTACTCATTGAACCTTTAAAAGAAACATTCAAGTGTGTTGTGTGTCAAGACATAAGTGCTTCACCAATAGCAATTTCAATGTGTTGCAAACAAGTACTTGGATGCTCCACGTGTGTGGATCAATGGACGGAATTACGATGCCCCCATTGCCGTAACGAGTTTTACGAGACCgttacggtcaatgtttttgaaaatatcttagcaattttaaacaatttgtaatttttttatatgtgcatttaactttttttcctaaaaaaaaatgtttcttatccTTACTATCCTTACTAGTAAAATTATTTAAGTTCTTGAAACTGGTGAATAGAAGCTATTCTTATACAAGTGTTCGTTTATTGTCAAATGTCTATGTCACATCTATAACTTtggaaataaattgttttctgcttcacattttttttttcatgaattATAAAGGAAGCTCGAACATAATTGTTTTTAGAGAgaagaaagatattttttattaaaagtaaaacattgttatatattctagattttccttttttagttattttttctttgaactgaagaaaaaagaaacattaataATTTAACACTATTTCCGTCTACATTCATTTGTTCTGATTTTCTGATGTTCTGATCAATGCGTGTACCCTTAGGgccatttgattttcaattaaattgaaaatcaaaaatcaaaatttgtgaataattttgattttcaattcgatttgaaaatcaaaattcaaaattcagtttaaaatttgaaaattcaaaaatcaaaaatcaaaaatcaaaattcaaaattcaaaattcaaaattcaaaattcaaaaatcaaaattcaaaatttcaaaaatcaaaatttcaaaacttaAAATGACAGGTGGTACAATTGACAGGTGGTTCAATTCTTGCATACCACTATTTTGTAACAATATTTATGATGCAATAAGATTTAGGTTTCCCGCATTTTTTAGCCGACCCCCTGAACTGCGGCATAATTAGGGGGTCgtataaactgtttttcgtgTGGGTTCAAAAGGGCCTAGCCCTTGCATTAACCCCCTTTTTGGTGTGTCCTGGTACATGCCTATATAATCCCTCCAGTGAGGGGGGATAAGTCAGTTGCAGGATTAATTTGCACACGATAGAAAGCGATATAAAATATGGattcttcatttattttttacaatggcCGTGACGGGGATCGCACAGAAAGAACACTGCGGAGAAGCCAAGTATCAGTCCAAAGACTGGCAATGATTTACAAGGTATGCGTTATTCACACCATTGTAGACTAGCAGAGTTTCAAAGAACTATGATAATTTCATTCTTGTTTATTATAGCTTGACGTTACATCGGTGTACATAACAGAGGAGTTCGGTTCCTCAGAATTTCCGAATCCGGATGGGACGTTTGATTGCCTTCGGGAGTCGCCTTCTGGCACGTATTACCAAGTGGAGGGAGAACCACATCAAGGCATGACTCAGGTTAGAAACCTACCGACATCAACGGTCAATGACATCGGCGCGTTTCGAAGGCCAACAATGTTGCATACATCTTCGTCCACGATGTCGCGTAAACGTGTAGGTGCGGCTGCGGAGAACtatgttttaaaagttgttctGGCGGATATAGAGAACAAAAAAATCGGTAAGTTGATATTGTTCTATACTAAACGTTCTAATTTTACACattcataaattataaatacTCTTCTTTTTTACAGTTAATCAGAAACGAATTTCGTTTATAACAATAACGGAAGCAGAAGCAAGCGTCGACGCAATCACGGAGATGGCAAAAACACGATTCGAAGATCGAACGTTGGTGTTAGTGCAAGGAGGTGGTTTACGATACGAGGACTCCGCAGCCACAAgaggtgtgtatatatatatttgaatatGGACTGAAAATTGTTTTTCCTCTTCACAGTTTTAAAGAGAACACTTTCTTCTTACAGGAATAAGCTTTTGGAAAGCCGCGGCTCGGAAGGTTTATGCAGTAAAAGCCAATGATCTCGAAACATTTGATTATTTTACGCCACGAAGAACAAGCACACAGTCCATTAATTTTGGTGAGTAATTTTAATGTCGCCAACTtttctaaatgtaaaaaaataaaaatcttactaaacagttaaataaaattaatgttttaatcatttttcaaaGAGGTAACTTTTTCTCCACGTTAAAAATACATCCATCCCttccaaaatatttaattttaatttattttagaagaaataaaGGAAAAACTTGCTGACCTCACCAGCCTGATAGCGTTACTGACTTTGCGCACCCTTCTTCATAGAGCCTCAAAAATTACCTTTTTCTACATTATTGATTTGACGATGATCGATCACTCAAACTATCTTTACATAGTTTTAAGGCGGTTCgatgtcaaaaaattatttcttatttattttagcttttattttattttatgtactATATACTTAAAACGGAGAGAGGAAGGCAAAAATCTTCTTACCACTGTTTTTTATGACCCGGTTTTTATCTGTCacagtgtaaatatttttaattttgtaaaaacttgtattttttatgtttcaaaatatattttattcttcACAATATGTTTTACTTATGTTTTAAAGTGGCGGCAATACTTAGGTACATTACACATTCTCTGAAAAAAGATCCTTTTTTTCAGTCTTTTGCATTTTGCATGAACTTTAAAGTCTGGAAGCGAATATATTTGCCATAAAAAAGATGCTTTACGCATGAGAacgaaataaagaaaatttcagGCTAACCAATGTTAAAAAACACTCCAGGCTGACGACGGTTTTTTTGCAATCGTTTTCATATTTACGTCCAAAACATCGTTAAGGAGCATTTTGATTTCAAGTTAATAGAAACCAGGTCTTTCGCAAGTGTTTTTCAGCGAAGATTAAAAACACTCTTGACCTTTAGCGAAGATTAAAAACACTCTTGATCTTGCGAGTTCGCGCAACAGAATCCGGGGGTACATAAGCAAGATCTTTCTGTGCGCCCAACCAACAACAGGGTAACAAACGTCAAAGGagataaaaattaattcaaatgctttttacaaaaaaattcttatgtttcgtttgaatatttttttggaaagttaATCCCTACTAGGAAGACTAAAACTTTTTCTCCCACTCAAATTTTTTCCTGATAACAATGCAGAAGTGAGCGCGAAAGCAACAAGACAATTTTACAAAAGAGCGTTGTATCTTTCAGTGATATCAATAAAACAATGTACGGCATGTCGAAACGATCTATCATTTTCGTTCACAACATCGTTATAAATTTGTTCAATATTACAGATTTCATTAAACTCTCTGTTTCGATTAGCTAAAAACTGTGGATGGTCTTTTAAAGGATCGTCACCGAATTGGTTAGGCTCAGAAATCCGTCCTTGATATGTTTGGTTGTATATTTGCATAGCTGTTGCGGTGTCTGGGACATTACTCTGCTGCACTGGAGGATATCGAGTTGTCATCTCTTTAATATTCAATGGAACTCCTCTacctgaaacaaaatttaaaggtgCAAAGAAGCTGAATAGTTGTTGTTAACAGGATGCCAGGACTTGTATAATCTACCTACCAGGTATTGGGTGACAGTTCCAGGCTCTTACCAATGTTTGCAGCCCAAAGTTTGCAACTTTGCAGGTGACAAAAGAAACGCAGAACTTATGAATATTGTTATCCATGTCTATAATCAATGAATTGTCCATGTCGACTAGTATTGATTTGATTGGATAATTAACTCGACCATTAACTTCAACCCAAAATCTTTCAATTGGTAGATTCTAGAAAATATATGAAACTTATGAAAAGTTAACCTGTGCAGAAGATGATAGTCgtatttttcgtatttt from Hydractinia symbiolongicarpus strain clone_291-10 chromosome 12, HSymV2.1, whole genome shotgun sequence encodes the following:
- the LOC130622421 gene encoding uncharacterized protein LOC130622421; translated protein: MDSSFIFYNGRDGDRTERTLRRSQVSVQRLAMIYKLDVTSVYITEEFGSSEFPNPDGTFDCLRESPSGTYYQVEGEPHQGMTQVRNLPTSTVNDIGAFRRPTMLHTSSSTMSRKRVGAAAENYVLKVVLADIENKKIVNQKRISFITITEAEASVDAITEMAKTRFEDRTLVLVQGGGLRYEDSAATRGVYIYI
- the LOC130622420 gene encoding uncharacterized protein LOC130622420, yielding MMTGYIKQKHGFNISQKRIGKALSTVSPAYHARRQTDTARSVNPIPYRADYFGHKLHIDQNEKLVMYGTTHVVALDGHSRFVVAAATMPVKSNPVIYSHIYRKVLTTYCMFDQVRVDHGREFFLMLGMQEYLANIRGDQLSLPYQQTESKRNLPIERFWVEVNGRVNYPIKSILVDMDNSLIIDMDNNIHKFCVSFVTCKVANFGLQTLVRAWNCHPIPGRGVPLNIKEMTTRYPPVQQSNVPDTATAMQIYNQTYQGRISEPNQFGDDPLKDHPQFLANRNREFNEICNIEQIYNDVVNENDRSFRHAVHCFIDITERYNALL